Proteins from a genomic interval of Salinarchaeum sp. Harcht-Bsk1:
- a CDS encoding nascent polypeptide-associated complex protein, with product MFGGGGGFDPRKMEQMMEQMGIDMDELDAEEVVIKTADSEFVFDAPDVTKMDARGQATYTVVGDPEERPRGAGGDASAVESADEDAAADEGGIPEEDVEMVQMRTGASEAEAREALEDNDGDLAAAVAQLE from the coding sequence ATGTTCGGAGGCGGCGGCGGGTTCGACCCGCGCAAGATGGAACAGATGATGGAGCAGATGGGCATCGACATGGACGAACTCGACGCCGAGGAGGTCGTCATCAAGACCGCCGATTCGGAGTTCGTCTTCGACGCGCCTGACGTCACGAAGATGGACGCCCGGGGCCAGGCGACCTACACCGTCGTCGGCGATCCCGAGGAGCGTCCCCGCGGCGCCGGAGGCGACGCCAGTGCGGTCGAGTCCGCCGACGAGGACGCCGCTGCTGACGAGGGCGGCATCCCCGAGGAGGACGTCGAGATGGTCCAGATGCGGACCGGCGCGAGCGAGGCCGAGGCTCGCGAGGCGCTCGAGGACAACGACGGCGACCTCGCCGCCGCGGTCGCCCAGCTGGAGTAA
- a CDS encoding proteasome-activating nucleotidase: protein MSHSPSLPDRPRLELDPEMDDEERLSALRDHYVEILEVHRQLREQLESADERRRELREEADRLERENETLKTTSLYVATVEEVDDGEAIVKQHGNNQEVLTEVSERMGERIDAGDRVAVNDSFTVKTVLDQETDARAQAMEVDASPQVSYADIGGIDEQVREVREAVEQPLENPEQFHEVGIEPPSGVLLHGPPGTGKTMLAKAVANETDATFIKMAGSELVRKFIGEGSRLVRDLFELASEREPAVIFIDEIDAIAAKRTESKTSGDAEVQRTMMQLLSEMDGFEERGEIRIMAATNRFDMLDRAILRPGRFDRLIEVPEPEAEGREKILEIHTRDMNVADDVDFATLAAETEGFSGADINSLTTEAGMFAIRDDRTVVREQDFHDALQKLQDSTTTDAITSDGYADYAY, encoded by the coding sequence ATGTCGCACAGTCCCTCGCTCCCGGACCGCCCGCGGCTGGAACTCGATCCAGAGATGGACGACGAGGAGCGCCTCTCCGCGCTCCGCGATCACTACGTCGAGATCCTCGAGGTCCACCGCCAGCTCCGCGAGCAGCTCGAAAGCGCCGACGAGCGGCGCCGCGAACTCCGGGAGGAGGCCGATCGGCTCGAGCGCGAGAACGAGACGCTCAAGACCACCTCGCTGTACGTCGCCACCGTCGAGGAAGTCGACGACGGCGAGGCGATCGTCAAGCAACACGGCAACAACCAGGAGGTCCTCACCGAGGTCTCCGAGCGCATGGGCGAGCGGATCGACGCCGGCGACCGCGTCGCCGTCAACGACTCCTTCACCGTCAAGACCGTCCTCGATCAGGAGACCGACGCGAGGGCGCAGGCGATGGAGGTCGACGCCTCCCCACAGGTCTCCTACGCCGACATCGGCGGCATCGACGAACAGGTTCGCGAGGTACGCGAGGCCGTCGAACAGCCCCTCGAGAACCCGGAGCAGTTCCACGAGGTCGGCATCGAGCCCCCGAGCGGCGTCCTGCTCCACGGCCCGCCAGGGACCGGCAAGACGATGCTCGCGAAGGCCGTCGCCAACGAGACCGACGCCACCTTCATCAAGATGGCCGGTTCCGAACTCGTCCGGAAGTTCATCGGCGAGGGCTCCCGCCTCGTGCGAGATCTCTTCGAACTCGCCTCCGAGCGCGAGCCCGCCGTCATCTTCATCGACGAGATCGACGCCATCGCCGCCAAGCGTACCGAGTCGAAGACCTCCGGCGACGCCGAGGTCCAGCGGACGATGATGCAGCTCCTCTCGGAGATGGACGGCTTCGAGGAGCGCGGCGAGATCCGCATCATGGCCGCGACGAACCGCTTCGACATGCTCGATCGCGCCATCCTCCGTCCCGGTCGCTTCGACCGCCTGATCGAGGTGCCCGAGCCCGAGGCCGAGGGACGCGAGAAGATCCTCGAGATCCACACCCGCGACATGAACGTCGCCGACGACGTCGACTTCGCCACGCTGGCCGCCGAGACCGAGGGCTTCTCCGGCGCGGACATCAACTCCCTCACGACCGAGGCCGGAATGTTCGCCATCCGCGACGACCGCACCGTGGTCAGAGAACAGGACTTCCACGACGCCCTCCAGAAACTGCAGGACTCGACGACGACGGACGCGATCACGTCGGACGGGTACGCGGACTACGCGTACTAA
- the pepF gene encoding oligoendopeptidase F, whose protein sequence is MATVPERSELDDADTWNLESIYASDEDWEAAFEDARDAVAELDEYDETDVTDATALLDLLELRDDTMRTVSQVVTYARLRSDEDTRDQEYQAMQGRAQTLSAEARSAASFLEPAIQQWNRDDLEDLIADEPGLEPYEFHLEDVLRMKPHTRSPEVEELLADLSEVTGAPGDIYQLLANADMEFPTVEDPDGEAVEISQANLTNLLKRPDREFRQTVHESFYEEWGTVRNTVGASYENSVTADVRLAEARNYDTAREAALDGSNVPVSVYDALVETVEDNLDVLHRHAELKREALGVDDLQMWDIYAPMTGDDEPEVTWEEATDHVLAAIEPLGEAYQDRVAAGLEGGWVDVYENKGKRSGAYSAGTYDTQPFVLMNYQDDVSSMFTLAHELGHSMHSELTNDAQPYVYSDYEIFVAEVASTVNETLLTRHLLDTVEDEAFRARVLEEYLERFRSTLFRQTMFAHFEHETHRLVEEGESLTPDRLDELYGDLKADYYEPTVIDDHITREWMRIPHFYWAFYVYQYATGISSAVAIAREIAADFDAETSTPGDATEDYLEFLSRGGRGSPPELLEIVGVDVESGKAVEAAIAEYDERLDDVAETL, encoded by the coding sequence ATGGCTACCGTTCCCGAACGATCCGAACTCGACGACGCCGACACCTGGAATCTCGAATCCATCTACGCCTCCGACGAGGACTGGGAGGCTGCATTCGAGGACGCCCGGGACGCCGTCGCCGAACTCGACGAGTACGACGAAACCGACGTGACAGACGCGACGGCGCTCCTCGACCTCCTCGAACTGCGCGACGACACGATGCGTACCGTTTCGCAGGTCGTGACCTACGCCCGACTCCGGAGCGACGAGGACACGCGCGACCAGGAGTACCAGGCGATGCAGGGCCGCGCCCAGACCCTCTCCGCCGAGGCCAGGAGCGCAGCGAGTTTCCTCGAACCTGCAATCCAGCAGTGGAACCGCGACGACCTCGAGGACCTGATCGCCGACGAACCCGGGCTCGAACCCTACGAGTTCCACCTCGAGGACGTCCTTCGGATGAAGCCTCACACGCGATCGCCGGAGGTCGAGGAGCTACTCGCCGACCTCTCGGAGGTCACCGGCGCGCCCGGCGACATCTACCAGCTGCTCGCGAACGCCGATATGGAGTTTCCCACCGTCGAAGATCCCGACGGGGAGGCCGTCGAGATCTCGCAGGCGAACCTGACGAACCTCCTGAAGCGCCCGGATCGCGAGTTCCGCCAGACCGTCCACGAGTCATTCTACGAGGAGTGGGGGACGGTTCGGAACACCGTCGGTGCCTCCTACGAGAACAGCGTTACCGCCGACGTTCGACTGGCGGAGGCCCGGAACTACGACACCGCGCGGGAGGCCGCGCTCGACGGCTCGAACGTGCCAGTCTCCGTCTACGACGCGCTCGTCGAGACGGTGGAGGACAATCTGGACGTGCTCCACCGCCACGCCGAACTCAAGCGGGAGGCGCTCGGCGTCGACGACCTCCAGATGTGGGACATCTACGCGCCGATGACGGGCGACGACGAGCCCGAGGTCACCTGGGAGGAGGCGACCGATCACGTGCTCGCCGCCATCGAGCCACTCGGCGAGGCGTACCAGGATCGCGTCGCGGCCGGCCTCGAGGGCGGCTGGGTCGACGTCTACGAGAACAAGGGCAAGCGCTCCGGCGCCTACTCCGCAGGCACTTACGACACGCAGCCGTTCGTCCTGATGAACTACCAGGACGACGTCTCCTCGATGTTCACGCTGGCTCACGAGCTGGGGCACTCGATGCATTCGGAGCTGACGAACGACGCCCAGCCCTACGTCTACAGCGACTACGAAATCTTCGTGGCGGAGGTCGCCTCGACGGTCAACGAGACGCTCCTCACGCGGCACCTCCTCGATACGGTCGAGGACGAGGCGTTCCGGGCGCGCGTCCTCGAGGAGTACCTCGAACGGTTCCGCTCGACGCTGTTCCGCCAGACGATGTTCGCCCACTTCGAGCACGAGACCCACCGGCTGGTCGAGGAGGGCGAGTCCCTGACGCCCGACCGGCTCGACGAACTCTACGGCGATCTGAAGGCCGACTACTACGAGCCCACGGTGATCGACGACCACATCACCCGCGAGTGGATGCGCATTCCCCACTTCTACTGGGCCTTCTACGTCTACCAGTACGCGACGGGCATCTCCTCGGCGGTCGCCATCGCGCGGGAGATCGCCGCGGACTTCGACGCGGAGACGAGTACGCCTGGCGACGCCACCGAGGACTACCTCGAGTTCCTCTCCCGTGGCGGCCGCGGCTCCCCGCCGGAGCTACTGGAGATCGTGGGCGTCGACGTCGAGTCCGGCAAGGCGGTCGAGGCAGCGATCGCCGAGTACGACGAGCGCCTCGACGACGTGGCGGAGACGCTCTGA